The following is a genomic window from Collimonas fungivorans Ter331.
AGGGCACGGAAGACCTGGGCGGCGGGCTCGGCGCCTTCTTCCTGCTGGAGTCCGGCTTCAACGCGCCCACCGGGCAGACCAACGGCAGCGCGCTGTTCAACCGCCGTTCCTACGTCGGCCTGAGCGGCAGCGCCGGCTCCATCAAGTTCGGCAAGAATCTGTTCATCGTCAACGATGTCTGGTACCTGGATCCGACCGGCCAGCAATTCATCGGCACCGCCAACCTGGTCAAGGGCCGCAACTGGCCGGGCGCCAACAATGTGATCGAATACCAGACTCCGACCTGGAGCGGCTTCAACGCCACCGTGCAGACCAGTCTGGGCGAACAGGCCGGCTCGACCCGCAACGGCCGCAGCGACGGCGTCTCGCTGGTGTACACCAACGCCGGGCTGGAACTGCGCGCCATCTATGACGTGATCCGCGACGTCAACGGCAAGTACAGCGATATCTATGCCGCGTCCAAGGACCTGATCGTGGGCGGCACCTACACCATCAATGCCTTGAAACTGTTCGCCGCTTACGAAAACGTCTCGGCGCCGGACAGCGTTGCCGGCAGCCCCGACAAGATCCAGCATTACTGGATCGGCGCCAACTACGTGCTGACGCCGGCGCTGACCTTGATCGGCGGCGCCTTCCACGCCAAGCTGAACAACGACGGCGGCAGCGGCAACCTGTTCATGCTGGGCGCCAATTACAACCTGTCCAAGCGCACCTTGCTGTACGCCAGCGTCGGCACCGTGCGCAACAAGGGCAATGCCGATTTCTCGGTCGAGATGAGCGGCGACAATCCTCTGGCCGGACATAGCCAGAATGGCGGCTACCTGGGCGTCAGCCATTCCTTCTAAGGCCTGGCTTTGAGGTAAGCTGTCGGTTCCACGCAATACCACAACGAGGTCGTACAGTCGTACAGACCTCGTTGGCATTTCAAGAAGGATGCAGACATGAACACTGAGACAGCCACCGCCGGCCTGCTGTTTGACGGCAAGCACCTGCTGGGAGAAGGCGTGTTGTGGTGCGACCGCACGCAACGCTTGTTCTGGACCGATATCCTCGGCGCCAGCCTGTGGTGCCACGATCCGGCGGCAGGCACGACCCGCAACTGGCCGATGCCGGAGCGGCTGGCGACGTTTGCCCTGACCGCAGACGATGACCGCCTGCTGCTGGGGCTGGCCTCGCAACTGGCCTGGTTCAGTTTTTCCAATAATGCAGTGACGCCGATTTGCGCGGTCGAGGCTGACATGCCGCACACCCGGCTGAACGACGGCCGCTGCGATCGTTTCGGACGCTTCGTGTTCGGCACCAAGAACGATGCTCCCGGCCTGGCGCGCTGCTGCAGTTTCTACCGGCTTAATACCGACCTGACGCTGGAGCGCCTGGCGCTGCCGATGGTGGCGATCAGCAACAGCATCTGCTTCAGCCCGGATGGCCGCACCATGTATTACTGCGATTCTCCAAGCAAGACCATACGCTGCTGCGACTATGACAGCTTTGGCGCCACCAGCAACGATCGCCTGTTCGCCGACCTGCAGCAACAGCCGGGCGTGCCGGATGGTTCCACCGTGGATAGCGAGGGTTACCTGTGGAACGCCCAGTGGGGCGGCCATCGCGTGCTGCGTTTTGCGCCGGACGGCAGCATCGAGCGCATGGTCCGGGTGCCGGTGGCGCAGCCCAGCTGTGTAGCGCTGGGCGGGGCAGCGCTGGACACCTTGTATGTGACCAGCGCGCGCGAATCGCTGTCGGATGCCGACTTGCTGGCTGAACCGGCTGCAGGCGGCGTGTTCCAGCTGCGTTTGCCTGGCGTGGGCGGTTTGCCGGAGGGTCGTTTCGGCGGCCGACTTACAGATAGCTGATGGTCATGACCACCGGACTAAGGACCGCGCCGGCAGCTGCCGGAGCGACGCGCAGGCCGAGCCGGCTGTTGCCCTGCAAGGCCAGGCGGTAGGCTGTCGCTTCCTCGGTTCCCAGCGCTTTGCCGTCGCGCGTCAAGGTAACAATGGTGGTTGCCGAATCGGCAGAAGGGCCGACGCGCTGGAATGAAACGGCGACAGCGCTGCGTTTGTCGCAGTGAATGTTAATTTGTCCGGCGTCGAAGCTGCCGGTGCTGCAAGGCGGCTCGACGATGTTGCCGGTGAAATGAATGATGCCGCCATTGGCGCTGGCCATGGCGCCTGAAGCCAGGGCGAGCAGGGCGGATGCAGCGGCGAGTTTTAACAGGGCGATGTTCATTGTTACTCCTTAGATAGTCAAACCCGCAAATACGTTTCCATGTAGAAATGGTACTACATGGAAACTTTAGTTGCCAGTGTTTAACTTGTCTTAATCAGGAGAAACAATAAGTTTTGACTTGAAAATCCCTTGTCCTAAAAAATGCCGCGTCCGGAATGTGCTGTCACGCGGCCAGGATGCGCCCGATCGCGGCGCTGTTGACGGCGATTTTCTCGCTGTCCTGGTACAGCAGCTCCACCCGCTGCTGCAGCGGATGCCAGGCTGGCCAGCTCTCGGCCTGGCCGCCGCCGGCAGTTGTTTCCGCGGCAGCCGGCGCTGCATCCGAAGGCGGCAAGGGCGCGTTCGGATCAAGCACCTGTTCCGCCAGTCCCAAAGTCTTGCTGACCCGCGCCGTGGCTGCATCCAGTTCGCCATTGACCGCATCCTGCGGCAGGCCTTCGGCGTTGCGCCGCAACAGCATGCGCAGCGCGGCGACGTGGGCGATGACCAGGTAGTTCTGCACGATGAACTGGTTCAGGTTTTCCACCGCGCGATGTTTGCTGGCCGGCTCGTCGAGCATGCGCACCAGGGTCGACACCAGCTCGGAAATGCTGTCGAGGAAACGCTTGCGGCAGACACGATAAATGAAGTCGTCGAGCACCTTGCCTTGCAACAGATTATTGCCGGCTTCGAGAAATCGCTGGTTGCTTTTCAAGACATTGCGGACCAGTTGCGGCAGTGTGCGGTATTCCCAGCTCGGCAAGACAAAGCTGAACGCGGTGGCGATGGCGGCGCCGATCAGGGTGTCGATCAGGCGCTCGCCGATGACATGGCCGCTGCTGGGAATCACCAGGTTGATCTGCAGCAGGATCTGCATGCTGGCGGCAATCGCCGTGTAGCGGTACTTGACGTAGATGAAAGCCGGCGCCGCCACGGTGGCCATGAACAGGAAACCGAGCAGGGCCACCGGTTCGTGCACGAAGCGCAGGATCAGCGCAGTCGCCACGCAGCCGATCAAGGTGCCGACCAGGCGGTCGCTGCGGCGCTGCTTGGTCTGGCTGAAGCTGGGTTTCAGGATGATGGCGATGGTCAGCACGATCCAGTAGCCGTGCCCGGCATACGGCAGGGCGTCGGCCGCCAGCAGGCCGCAGGAAATCGCCAGCGCCGCGCGCACCGCAAAACGGAAGGTCGGCGATTGCCAGCGCAGGTTGGAGACCAGCACCCCGAGCTGGTATTTCTGCTGGGTCAGGAACGGCGTCATGTCCTTGCCCATCAGCACCGGCAGCGGCCCTTGCACGCTTTGGGTGGCGTGGTGCAGCTGGCCGATCATGTCGATCGCATCGCAGATCTTGGTATACGTGGTGCGCAGGATATCCAGCGCTTCTTCGGAGACCTTGCCGGCCAGGCTGTCTTGCTGCAGCTGCTGCAGCTCGCTCTCGATCGAACGCATCTCGGCCTTGTAGCTGATGCTGGCGAACGAAGCGCGCTTGCGCGTGATGGCGTAGGCGATGGTTTCGATATCCTTGGCGGCCTTGCTGACCAGGTCGCGCAGGTAGGTCAGGACTTCGGCGTCGGCCAGGTGGCGGCGCAGGATGGCATAGTCGGTATGGGTCGACAAGATGTGTTCATACAGGTCGAACATGCCGAAATGGACTTGCACCAGGATCGCGTCTTCCTGGTTCTTGGAGTCGCGCAGGATCAGGTCGCGCGAGGCCTGCTGTTTTTCGGCCAGCACGATCTGCTGGCGCACCAGCGTATTGAACTGGCTGTTGAGGTCGACGTGCATGTCGTAGAAATCGGCCTTGATATTGATGTAACGCGCCAGTTCGAACAAGGCTTCGGCCAGCACCTGCTGCTTGATGCGGCTGCGCAGGAACCACGACACCATCATCGAATAAGCCAGGTAAGCCAGGCCGCCGCCCAGGAACAGGCCGGTATGGAACAGCGCCTGCTCCACATTCATGGCGTTTTCCATCGACAAGGTCATCACGAACAGCGCGGAAAACTGCAGGGGCATGGCCTTTTTGCCATACACCACCATCATGCTGGCCAGGAAAGTGACGACCACCAGCATGATGCTCAGCAGCCAGTGGAACGGCGCGCACAAGCTGATGACCAGGGTGACCACGGTGCACAACAGCACGCTCGACAGCATTTCGTTGAACTTGTGGCGCAGCGTGCTGGGCAGGTCCATCAGGCTGGTCGACAAGGCGCCGATGCAGACCGTCATCGCGGTCGGCAGGTCGCTGAACTGCAGCACCAGCAAGGTCAGTCCCACTACGCCCGTGGCGATCCGCAAACCAGTATAGAAATAATGACTAAAAATAAAGGTGCGCAG
Proteins encoded in this region:
- a CDS encoding porin, with translation MILSKTFAAASLLGLVAVASGQAQAQTNVTIYGRVDAGIDFQSGVALKDANGNQTGATGSKFGTSGNQWGTSMFGFKGTEDLGGGLGAFFLLESGFNAPTGQTNGSALFNRRSYVGLSGSAGSIKFGKNLFIVNDVWYLDPTGQQFIGTANLVKGRNWPGANNVIEYQTPTWSGFNATVQTSLGEQAGSTRNGRSDGVSLVYTNAGLELRAIYDVIRDVNGKYSDIYAASKDLIVGGTYTINALKLFAAYENVSAPDSVAGSPDKIQHYWIGANYVLTPALTLIGGAFHAKLNNDGGSGNLFMLGANYNLSKRTLLYASVGTVRNKGNADFSVEMSGDNPLAGHSQNGGYLGVSHSF
- a CDS encoding SMP-30/gluconolactonase/LRE family protein gives rise to the protein MNTETATAGLLFDGKHLLGEGVLWCDRTQRLFWTDILGASLWCHDPAAGTTRNWPMPERLATFALTADDDRLLLGLASQLAWFSFSNNAVTPICAVEADMPHTRLNDGRCDRFGRFVFGTKNDAPGLARCCSFYRLNTDLTLERLALPMVAISNSICFSPDGRTMYYCDSPSKTIRCCDYDSFGATSNDRLFADLQQQPGVPDGSTVDSEGYLWNAQWGGHRVLRFAPDGSIERMVRVPVAQPSCVALGGAALDTLYVTSARESLSDADLLAEPAAGGVFQLRLPGVGGLPEGRFGGRLTDS
- a CDS encoding FUSC family membrane protein; the encoded protein is MHYALDLRTFIFSHYFYTGLRIATGVVGLTLLVLQFSDLPTAMTVCIGALSTSLMDLPSTLRHKFNEMLSSVLLCTVVTLVISLCAPFHWLLSIMLVVVTFLASMMVVYGKKAMPLQFSALFVMTLSMENAMNVEQALFHTGLFLGGGLAYLAYSMMVSWFLRSRIKQQVLAEALFELARYINIKADFYDMHVDLNSQFNTLVRQQIVLAEKQQASRDLILRDSKNQEDAILVQVHFGMFDLYEHILSTHTDYAILRRHLADAEVLTYLRDLVSKAAKDIETIAYAITRKRASFASISYKAEMRSIESELQQLQQDSLAGKVSEEALDILRTTYTKICDAIDMIGQLHHATQSVQGPLPVLMGKDMTPFLTQQKYQLGVLVSNLRWQSPTFRFAVRAALAISCGLLAADALPYAGHGYWIVLTIAIILKPSFSQTKQRRSDRLVGTLIGCVATALILRFVHEPVALLGFLFMATVAAPAFIYVKYRYTAIAASMQILLQINLVIPSSGHVIGERLIDTLIGAAIATAFSFVLPSWEYRTLPQLVRNVLKSNQRFLEAGNNLLQGKVLDDFIYRVCRKRFLDSISELVSTLVRMLDEPASKHRAVENLNQFIVQNYLVIAHVAALRMLLRRNAEGLPQDAVNGELDAATARVSKTLGLAEQVLDPNAPLPPSDAAPAAAETTAGGGQAESWPAWHPLQQRVELLYQDSEKIAVNSAAIGRILAA